The Lycium ferocissimum isolate CSIRO_LF1 chromosome 1, AGI_CSIRO_Lferr_CH_V1, whole genome shotgun sequence genome includes a region encoding these proteins:
- the LOC132069509 gene encoding non-specific lipid-transfer protein-like, producing MSNKAKNFIALTINQYMKMKEAMLCSLIVLGFVGFVTMENTIPLKSLICYQAQDLLSPCQPFLLGCCDNITAECCQGSQILASLVKNSTIDDIRDLCKCLQKTGNFFSINVKKGRKLFKVCKIKRVPIGPKVDCDSI from the exons ATGAGCAACAAAGCAAAAAACTTCATTGCACTTACAATAAATCAATATATGAAGATGAAAGAAGCAATGTTATGTTCACTAATTGTTCTAGGATTTGTAGGATTTGTGACTATGGAAAATACTATCCCTTTGAAGTCACTTATTTGCTATCAAGCCCAAGATTTATTATCACCATGCCAACCatttttgttgggttgttgtgataatATTACAGCAGAGTGTTGTCAAGGTTCTCAAATTTTGGCTAGTCTTGTGAAAAACAGTACAATTGATGATATTAGAGATTTATGCAAGTGTCTTCAGAAAACTGGGAATTTTTTTAGTATTAATgttaaaaagggaagaaaacttTTCAAGGTTTGTAAGATCAAGAGAGTTCCTATTGGTCCAAAAGTGGATTGTGACAG TATTTGA